One Proteinivorax tanatarense DNA segment encodes these proteins:
- the istB gene encoding IS21-like element helper ATPase IstB: MIDKIKFYQKKLSISNSLMDICDGLEFRSKEQFLMDLLEELYKERLERSRERKLKAAKFPVVKTLNGYDFTDIIFPEKLTIEQLKGLNFIENKQNLIFYGGPGAGKTHLGIALGTMAINNQKSVLFYTVHSLINELVKAKEEHSHEKLMKKIEKADLLILDEWGYLPLHQEGARLLFEVISLCYERKSIIITTNMEFNHWKNFLFDEKLTVAIIDRLVHHSHLLFFDRESHRKKYALMKQG; encoded by the coding sequence ATGATAGATAAAATTAAATTTTACCAAAAAAAACTGAGTATATCCAATTCGCTAATGGATATATGTGACGGACTTGAGTTTAGATCTAAAGAACAATTTTTAATGGATTTACTTGAAGAGCTGTATAAAGAAAGATTAGAAAGAAGCCGAGAAAGGAAATTGAAAGCTGCTAAATTTCCAGTAGTAAAAACCTTAAATGGCTATGACTTTACAGATATTATTTTCCCTGAAAAGCTAACAATAGAACAGTTAAAAGGACTTAACTTTATTGAAAACAAGCAGAATCTAATCTTTTATGGTGGACCTGGCGCTGGTAAAACGCATTTAGGTATTGCTCTTGGAACCATGGCAATCAATAATCAGAAGTCTGTTCTGTTTTACACAGTACACTCCCTGATTAATGAATTAGTGAAGGCTAAAGAAGAACATTCTCATGAAAAGTTAATGAAGAAGATAGAAAAAGCTGATTTATTAATATTAGACGAATGGGGCTATTTGCCTCTACATCAAGAGGGAGCTAGGCTTTTATTTGAAGTTATCAGTCTTTGCTATGAACGAAAAAGCATCATAATTACTACTAATATGGAGTTTAACCACTGGAAAAATTTCTTGTTTGACGAGAAATTAACAGTAGCAATAATTGACCGATTAGTTCATCATTCACACTTATTATTTTTCGATAGAGAAAGCCACAGAAAGAAGTACGCGTTAATGAAGCAAGGTTAA
- the istA gene encoding IS21 family transposase produces MLTITQLNYIRKMYFEKGLSYSEIERRTGHNYRTIKKYLEKEDFNVKPKKKSGPTKSDLIRPYVREILEEDKDKKKKYRHTAKKIHERLKAERPGKCLISERTMRTLVKEEKQKVYDTDDCHLDLDHPGGEAQVDFGEIYIIENGTKKVAHELVLSFPKSNAGFCQVTRSETMEALCEALINIFKYISFTPNKIWFDQMAAACIRKKDSKGQPVMTERFARLALHYGFEPVFCNPDSGNEKGNVEKKVGYFRKNLFVPEPEISDLEKYNFDLLNRCSEDNQRSHYKEPGTINEIFIKETELMKTTTKVDFDYGRFEKRRVNKLGYIINDHCSYSVSPKYVGSYVWVKILANELVIYDKDYREITRHNRLFEKGKKSTHWMDFIDVIAARPRALKYSGFYSLLPDNWKSYTMKWIMRI; encoded by the coding sequence CTTAGAAAAAGAAGATTTTAATGTAAAGCCTAAGAAAAAATCCGGTCCTACAAAATCGGACTTGATTAGACCTTATGTCAGAGAAATACTAGAAGAAGATAAGGATAAAAAGAAGAAATACCGACATACTGCCAAGAAAATACATGAGAGATTAAAGGCAGAACGTCCTGGTAAGTGTCTGATTTCTGAGCGGACAATGCGAACTTTAGTAAAAGAAGAAAAGCAAAAGGTCTACGACACTGACGATTGTCATCTTGACCTAGATCACCCTGGAGGAGAAGCTCAAGTTGATTTTGGAGAAATATATATCATCGAAAATGGCACTAAGAAAGTGGCCCATGAGTTAGTACTTTCCTTCCCTAAAAGCAATGCTGGGTTTTGCCAAGTTACTCGTAGTGAGACCATGGAGGCTTTATGTGAAGCTTTGATTAACATATTCAAATATATTAGCTTCACTCCAAACAAAATATGGTTTGACCAAATGGCAGCTGCTTGTATTAGAAAAAAAGACTCTAAAGGGCAGCCAGTTATGACAGAGAGATTTGCACGACTAGCCCTCCATTATGGCTTTGAACCAGTGTTTTGCAACCCTGATAGTGGCAACGAAAAGGGTAATGTTGAAAAAAAAGTAGGTTACTTTCGAAAAAACCTTTTTGTGCCAGAACCAGAAATCAGTGACTTAGAAAAGTACAATTTTGACCTACTTAATCGATGTTCCGAGGATAATCAGAGAAGTCATTACAAAGAACCAGGGACAATAAATGAGATATTTATAAAAGAGACTGAGCTTATGAAGACCACAACTAAGGTAGACTTTGACTATGGGAGATTTGAAAAGAGAAGGGTCAATAAACTAGGGTATATAATTAATGATCATTGCTCCTACTCTGTTTCGCCTAAGTATGTAGGCAGTTATGTATGGGTAAAAATTCTTGCTAACGAGTTGGTGATTTATGATAAAGACTATCGTGAGATAACAAGGCATAACAGGCTTTTTGAAAAGGGCAAAAAATCTACACATTGGATGGACTTTATCGACGTTATCGCAGCAAGACCAAGAGCATTAAAATATTCAGGGTTTTACTCTTTACTTCCGGATAATTGGAAGTCATATACAATGAAATGGATAATGAGGATTTAA